A window of Mesoplasma chauliocola contains these coding sequences:
- a CDS encoding ROK family protein: MLNYTFDIGGTGIKCIVFENDKEIKEYHVDTKSNPDQMGKTKLIEVLEKISEILNNEKQEFNLAIAVPGPVDPYKRKILAESSMCEVNINLEEYFSRFKNMKKFILHNDAKAAAYGEFLERKKTLKIENMAHLTIGTAIGCGLIINERIFDGKNFRAGEVGKMRSNIYGNDGFTVTLDTGLGTLLFKHQYFTKCETKLTGFELFEKYNNKDPLCVQLVDEWISQLSKFIINLDFCLDLDLITLGGAISSNNQFVSMLNEAISKNKSFEWEGRKFDTNEEIENKFEISLLKNKAACYGGLGLLKIN, encoded by the coding sequence ATGTTAAATTATACTTTTGATATAGGTGGAACAGGAATTAAGTGTATTGTCTTTGAAAATGATAAAGAAATTAAAGAATACCATGTTGACACAAAAAGTAACCCTGATCAAATGGGGAAAACAAAACTAATAGAAGTTTTAGAAAAAATCTCAGAAATTTTAAATAACGAAAAACAAGAATTTAATTTAGCTATAGCTGTACCAGGACCTGTAGATCCATATAAAAGAAAAATTTTGGCAGAATCATCAATGTGTGAAGTTAATATTAATTTAGAAGAATATTTTTCAAGATTTAAAAATATGAAAAAATTTATTTTACATAATGATGCAAAAGCAGCAGCATATGGAGAATTTTTAGAAAGAAAAAAAACTTTAAAAATTGAAAATATGGCTCATTTAACAATAGGAACAGCTATAGGTTGTGGGCTTATAATTAATGAAAGAATTTTTGATGGTAAAAACTTTAGAGCGGGCGAAGTTGGAAAAATGAGATCAAATATTTATGGAAATGATGGATTTACTGTAACTTTAGATACAGGCTTAGGAACATTGTTATTTAAACATCAATATTTTACAAAATGTGAAACAAAATTAACAGGATTTGAATTATTTGAAAAATACAATAATAAAGATCCCTTATGTGTTCAACTTGTTGATGAATGAATTAGCCAACTTTCTAAGTTTATAATAAATTTAGATTTTTGCTTAGATCTTGATTTAATAACTTTAGGTGGAGCAATTAGTTCAAATAATCAATTTGTTTCAATGTTGAATGAAGCAATAAGCAAAAATAAATCATTTGAATGAGAAGGAAGAAAATTTGATACAAACGAAGAAATTGAAAATAAATTTGAAATATCTTTATTAAAAAATAAGGCTGCTTGTTATGGTGGTTTAGGTCTATTAAAAATAAATTAA